GGGTCCTCACTATTCGGTGTCCGTCACCGATCACTACGTGATGGCCGCCCCGAAACGTTGCACGCGCCCCGAAGTATCCGCGGAAATCCCTCTCCGGGAGGTCCCGTCGGGAACCCCGTACCCCGGCCGAAGTCGCGGGTGCGCGGCGGCCGTCCTACGGCCGGTGGTGGGAATCGGGCGGCGGGAGCCGCCGGTACGGCTCGCCCGTGAGCTCCCCGCGCAGCTCGTTCCAGTGCTCGCGCCAGGCGGCCCACGCCTTCTTGACGGGCTTGGCCCTGGAATCGCCGATCACCTTGACCTCGCCCATGAGCACGTAGGCCTTGACCCGGATGAGCGGCACGTTCATGCCGGGAGGAGCCTCAAGGACCTGGACCTTCTTGTCCCCCATGATCGCGATGCCTTCGAGGTCGACGTCCACGCCGTCCGGAACGATGATCTTCACGTCACCCATGACCGCGGTGGCCACGATGTCCACCACACCGGTGCGGACCTCGGCCTCGCGTAGGTCGAGCACCACGTCACCCATGACGGCGACCGCCCCGAGCCCCTGGTCGATCCGCCACTTGCCCCGGCGCTTGGAGTCGCCCATGACGGCCACGGACCAGCGCCGCGACCGGCCCTCCTGCGCCGCCGGGACCGGAGCCGGCGCGTGGGCCTGGGCGGGCGACGGCAGGTCCGAGGTGATGACCGCCAGCTCGGCCTGGGTGACGGCGGTATAGGCCGCCTCCGTGCGCTCGGTCAGCTCGCCGAGGGTCAGACGCCCTTCGACGGAGGCGATACGTAACCGTTCGACGACCGCCTCCCGTTCCGCGTCGGAGGCCCGTATCGCGTCGGGTTCGTTCATGACTCACAACATATCGCGAGTTGTCTCCAGAGTGGATCCTTCGGAAGGAGGAGCCCCGGACTACATCCCGGACGGCGACCCTCGGCTCTCCCGGCCACCTATGATCCGGAGACATGTATGAAGAACTTCTGGAAGCGGTGGCCGGGAACGACGCCGAGCGGGTCGAGCGCCTGCTCCAGAGCGGGACCGGTGCCGACCCGGACGGCGCCGGCGAGACGACGGCCCTGTACCGGGCCTCGACGGACGGCCGTACGGCGATCGTACGGGCGCTGCTGGCCGCCGGGGCCGACGCCAACCGGGCCAGCGGCGGCGAGGACGAGGGGCTGCCCCTGTCCGGGGCCGCGGCCTGGAACCACGCCGAGGTCGCCGAGGCGCTGCTGGCCGCCGGGGCCGAGGTGTCCGGGCGGGAGACCGGCGGGTGGACCGCCCTGCTCTGGGCCGCCGCCAACGGCCATGCCGACGTGCTCACGGTGCTGCTGGAGGCGGGGGCCGACGCCGAGGAGGCCAACGAGAGCGGCGAGACCGCGCTCACCCTGGCCACCCGGCGCGGGGCGCTGGGCGCGGTGCGGGCGCTGCTGGACGCCGGCGCCGACCCCACTCGTTCGGACGGCGAGGGCGACACACCGCTGACCATCGCCTACGACTGGCTGGGCACCCAGCTGGAGAGCGCGCTGCTGGACCAGCTCACCGACCAGGCCCCGGAGGGTTCCCAGTTCGTCGTGGGCCGCAGCCGCGCCGCGGACGGCACCGACCTGGTGACCGTCGCGGCCGTGGGACCGGACGGGACGCGCACGGCCGAACTGCAGTGTCAGCGGGGTCACGCGGCCGTCGCGACCCTGCTGGAGGACGCGGCCTCGGAGCGGCTGCCCTTCGACGACCTGGTCGAGCGGGCGCTGCCGTACCGGGACGTCGACGAGGAGGCCGAGACCTGGTGGACCGTGGCGAGCTCGCTGAGCCGCCGCGGAGACGAGGAGACCTTCGAGTCCGCGGCGCAGCTGTGCGTCAGCGAGGACCCGCGTAAGCGCGAGTTCGCCGTGGACGTGCTCGCGGAGTTCGGCTTCGCCGAGGGCGACAAGCCCTTCCTTGAGCGGACGCTGCCGATCCTGCAGCGGATGGCCGCCACCGAGGGTGACGAGCGGGTGCTGCGCTCACTGCTCGGCGCGTTCGGCCACCACGGCGACCCGCGGTCCCTGCCGGAAGTGCTGGAGATCATCACCGCCGACGGCTGGGCGCGCACCCAGGCCGACCCGGCCGCGCTGGCCGCCGTCCTGCCCCCGGGCCACAGCGAGGGGCTCGCCCTGCTCATCTCGATGACGCAGGACCCCGACGAGGAGGTCCGCGACTGGGCGACCATGGGCCTGGCGGGGCTGGAGGAGGACACCGACCAGATCCGCGACGCGCTGGCCGCGCGACTCGACGACGAGGATCTGAGCACGGTGGCCGAGGCGACCCGGGGCCTGGCCACGCGGGGCGACGCGCGCGCCCGCAAGGGCGTGGACCGTGTGCTCGCCGAGAGCGACGAGGACGACGACTACATCCGCGACCTCGTCAGCACCTCCTGAGGGACAGGCCTGGCAACAGGTCCGACGCCGGCGCCGAGGTGGAACATCACGGCGCCGTCGTCCGGCCGACGGGTGAGAGGAGCCTGGACATGGACGCCCTCTCCGCGGAGACCTACCGGTCAGAGCACGCTCGGGCCTGGCGACCCTCCCTCGCCGGGCTCGCAGCCAACGGCCCACACCCGGCATCCTCGATCGATCGGTCGATCATCTGACCCATCCCTGACGTCTCTGGTGGTAGGCCGCCACGGCCGCGGCGGCCTGGCCGTCGTCGGCCAGCAACCGGGTGAGCCGGTCGAACCTGCGGCTCGCGCAGAGCGCGTAGGTCTCGGCCCACCATTCGGCCGGGCAGTCCCGATAGCGGTCCAGGACCAGCAGGGGACGGCAGAACCTCATGATCCACCGCCACTCCGGGGTCTCGTCCATCTCGTCCAGGTCGCACAGCGCGTGCCCGATCATGTGATGGACCAGCGCGCCGGACGAGTGCGCCCCACCGGTGATGACGACCGTCCGCCCCAGGTAGACCCCGGCCGAGTCCGCCGCGACCCGGGCGTCGCAGGAGTCGTCCGGCTCCGGTGGTTCGGCGAGCATGTCCGTGCCGAGCCAGATCCCGTCGAGGTCCTCGGCCAGCCGGGTCGCGAGGTGGACCGGGAGTCCGGCCAGCTCGTCCACCACGTCCACCAGCTCCCGGCGCGCTCTCCCGGACCAGTGCCGGTGGATCACCCGCTCCAGCACCCCGCAGTCGCGGGTGCCGTCCCGCGGCAACGGCTCGCGATGGCCCACATGGCCCACATGGCCCGCCTGGTTCGAAGGGGGAGTCCTCATCCGGAGCGCTCCGTTCTACCGGGAAGTGTTTCCGGTGGTAAACGTCCGCTGCGGGACCGTTCATTACAGGCTGATGCACGGATATTCGGTACGGAAAGAATGCGATCCTTCACCGGTGCGTCCCCATTCACCGGTCTACCCTCGGCCTCGAAAGCCGATCGGATACGGCGGCCGTCACCGATTACCCCAAAAGAGGATTAATCATGAAAATCAGCCTTAAGGAACCAGGTGTGGTCTGTGCCGTCGCGCTCTCAAGCGCCCTTGCCGCACCCCCATGCACGGCCACCGCTCACGCGTCCGGCCCGAGGCCCGCGTCCCGGTGTGAGACCGACACCGCGCAGGCGGTCGCGGCACAGCTCCAGAGAGCCCCGGACGGACGGCTCACCTCCCCGGACACGCTCTCCTACGGCGGCGGCGCGGAGGTGATCGCCTTCCGGCCGCCGTCCTGCGCCGCCGCCCGCCGGAACACCGAGCGCGACTGCGACGAGGACGGCGTCCTCGACAACGCGGTGTGCCTCTACGACCGCAGGGCCTTCGAGGGCTCCCGCCAGGCCATCAAGGCAACGGGGACGAGAAGGCTAAATGGGTCAATTGCCATTATGTCCATTAAAAATGATCGGCCTTTCATTTTCCTTGTCAAAAAGACCCCGGCTGAACGTGGAACCTGCTTCTCTCCGGGTGAGGGCTACGGCAACACGGGCCAGGTGGCCGGGCAGCGATGGGTGGACGCCCATCCCAGCCTGCGCGAGTGCGGCGCCCTCTGAGGACCCGCACCGGACGGGGTGCCGCTCCGGCGGCCCCGCGTCATCGGTCACGGGCCGCCGGTCACGACGTCCTCCCCTCGCCCCTCACCCAGGCGCTGACGGCATAGGTCCGATACTCCTCCACAGCGGGTCGCGAGCCACCGGCGTCATCCGCGCCGGCGGTCCTGATGAGCTCGGTCGCCAGAAGACCGCCGGTCACCGAGCTGACGACGAACACCCCCAGCAGCGGCCCGTCCTCGAAACCGAACGCCTGTCCCGGCCTCCCCGCCCGGTCTCTTATCCGCCCGAGCGATCTCAGATCGTCC
Above is a genomic segment from Streptosporangium album containing:
- a CDS encoding DUF1707 SHOCT-like domain-containing protein, producing the protein MNEPDAIRASDAEREAVVERLRIASVEGRLTLGELTERTEAAYTAVTQAELAVITSDLPSPAQAHAPAPVPAAQEGRSRRWSVAVMGDSKRRGKWRIDQGLGAVAVMGDVVLDLREAEVRTGVVDIVATAVMGDVKIIVPDGVDVDLEGIAIMGDKKVQVLEAPPGMNVPLIRVKAYVLMGEVKVIGDSRAKPVKKAWAAWREHWNELRGELTGEPYRRLPPPDSHHRP
- a CDS encoding ankyrin repeat domain-containing protein yields the protein MYEELLEAVAGNDAERVERLLQSGTGADPDGAGETTALYRASTDGRTAIVRALLAAGADANRASGGEDEGLPLSGAAAWNHAEVAEALLAAGAEVSGRETGGWTALLWAAANGHADVLTVLLEAGADAEEANESGETALTLATRRGALGAVRALLDAGADPTRSDGEGDTPLTIAYDWLGTQLESALLDQLTDQAPEGSQFVVGRSRAADGTDLVTVAAVGPDGTRTAELQCQRGHAAVATLLEDAASERLPFDDLVERALPYRDVDEEAETWWTVASSLSRRGDEETFESAAQLCVSEDPRKREFAVDVLAEFGFAEGDKPFLERTLPILQRMAATEGDERVLRSLLGAFGHHGDPRSLPEVLEIITADGWARTQADPAALAAVLPPGHSEGLALLISMTQDPDEEVRDWATMGLAGLEEDTDQIRDALAARLDDEDLSTVAEATRGLATRGDARARKGVDRVLAESDEDDDYIRDLVSTS